Proteins encoded within one genomic window of Granulicella pectinivorans:
- a CDS encoding DUF4034 domain-containing protein — protein sequence MHRLKILLFLPLLVCVHSASAQKSTPADDGSLHTLGEEPEPGPRRVSRTENLLLHGDFDKLESIATRLRTEKTRAPGGAWVLHTFYDLLNPKENDEQLLAVRRQHLEEWMKAKPESITARVALANFYTSYAWVARGGAESDKVPDSAWPLFTERAKKAEGILHDALKLDQKCPEWYAALQIVALAEDWEKDRAKKLFEQAIRFEPDYPYYYERYANYLLPKWDGSEKESLDFIKKTADQRGGDAGDILYFQIATVMISRSNGKFHPELDWPRLQRGHAALETAFGAAPGEENHFALMAFRFKDAAVAKKEFEAIGDKWARTVWKTRGAFEKARDWATANGPG from the coding sequence ATGCATCGTCTGAAGATTCTTCTGTTCCTTCCGCTGCTCGTGTGTGTCCATTCCGCATCTGCCCAGAAGAGCACGCCTGCTGACGATGGCAGCCTCCACACGCTTGGTGAAGAGCCGGAGCCGGGACCAAGGCGCGTTTCGCGGACGGAGAACCTGCTGCTGCATGGGGATTTCGACAAGCTGGAATCGATCGCTACGCGGCTGCGGACGGAGAAGACGCGGGCCCCGGGCGGTGCGTGGGTGCTGCATACGTTTTATGACCTGCTCAACCCCAAGGAGAACGACGAGCAGCTTCTGGCGGTGCGGCGGCAGCATCTGGAGGAGTGGATGAAGGCGAAGCCGGAATCCATTACCGCGCGGGTGGCGTTGGCCAACTTCTATACGAGCTATGCGTGGGTGGCGCGGGGTGGTGCGGAGTCGGATAAGGTGCCGGATTCGGCGTGGCCGCTGTTTACCGAGCGGGCGAAGAAGGCGGAGGGGATTCTTCACGACGCGCTTAAGCTCGACCAGAAGTGCCCGGAGTGGTATGCCGCGCTCCAGATCGTCGCGCTGGCCGAGGATTGGGAGAAGGATCGGGCGAAGAAGCTCTTTGAACAGGCGATCAGGTTCGAGCCGGACTACCCGTACTACTACGAGCGCTATGCCAACTACCTTCTGCCCAAGTGGGATGGGAGTGAGAAGGAGTCACTCGACTTCATCAAGAAGACGGCGGACCAGCGCGGCGGGGATGCAGGGGACATCCTCTACTTTCAGATCGCGACTGTGATGATCAGCCGGAGCAATGGCAAGTTCCATCCGGAGCTGGACTGGCCGCGTCTTCAGCGGGGGCATGCCGCGCTGGAGACTGCGTTTGGGGCTGCGCCGGGGGAGGAGAATCACTTCGCGCTGATGGCTTTCCGGTTCAAGGATGCCGCCGTAGCGAAGAAGGAGTTCGAGGCGATTGGCGATAAGTGGGCGCGGACGGTGTGGAAGACGCGGGGGGCTTTTGAAAAGGCTCGGGACTGGGCCACGGCAAATGGGCCGGGTTAG
- a CDS encoding YcbK family protein, with product MQILRGKWFGPLVVIFTLCIATVSARANDDDASVLGLKGQHFHLKLHHLHTGENLDVVYKIGSTYVPSGLAKLNYFLRDHRTNDEGHYDPKEFDLLHDILAKLGRADSEIDIVCGYRTPQSNTFLRTRSSNTGVAKNSQHIQSKAIDIRIPGVSTVKLRDTALSLGLGGVGYYPVSQFVHVDVGPVRRWSYFGSGD from the coding sequence ATGCAGATTTTGCGTGGTAAGTGGTTTGGGCCCCTGGTAGTTATTTTCACGCTCTGCATCGCAACCGTCTCCGCACGGGCGAACGATGACGATGCCTCCGTTCTTGGCCTCAAGGGCCAGCATTTTCACCTCAAGCTCCATCATCTCCACACTGGCGAGAACCTCGACGTCGTCTACAAGATCGGCAGCACCTATGTGCCCTCCGGCCTGGCCAAATTGAACTACTTCCTGCGCGACCACCGCACCAACGACGAAGGCCACTACGACCCGAAGGAGTTCGATCTCCTCCACGACATCCTTGCCAAACTCGGACGTGCCGACAGCGAGATCGACATCGTCTGCGGCTACCGCACCCCGCAGAGCAACACCTTCCTCAGAACGCGCAGCTCCAACACCGGCGTCGCGAAGAACAGCCAGCACATCCAGTCCAAAGCGATCGACATCCGCATCCCGGGCGTCTCGACCGTAAAGCTGCGCGACACAGCCCTTTCGCTCGGCCTCGGCGGCGTAGGCTACTACCCTGTCAGCCAGTTCGTGCACGTCGACGTCGGCCCCGTCCGCCGCTGGTCCTACTTCGGAAGCGGCGACTGA